The following proteins are co-located in the Chitinispirillum alkaliphilum genome:
- a CDS encoding ABC transporter, permease component, producing the protein MLNKKRRTVSDDPFVRRHRTFFVGLFLLIPLIVIPAVVGYTFFKSQFLGRDVTLYAVYDNSYGLSRGNRVTISGTTIGHVQDIQLLRERFVVVMLRVKPQYQHLIRKDTKALLKQMNFVVGDWEIELTGGSSGVEVVKDSDTLQSEYPLRIDRTIEQITEMVSVAGQILHLVLSGEGMVGRLLTEETLYHEFQQLVRGYTGLSDEAKRSLEGVDTLLQTLDLAARGGLELIDSIPEVIGLVKQTLEETRELVGNVAELSQTAPDIAKRLEDNLEEAELIMQGLQRNWLLRRIIGEQPDPLLIDYP; encoded by the coding sequence ATGTTAAACAAAAAGAGACGAACTGTTTCAGACGATCCGTTTGTGAGAAGGCACAGAACATTTTTTGTAGGTCTGTTTCTGCTGATCCCGTTGATTGTCATACCTGCGGTGGTGGGCTACACGTTTTTTAAAAGCCAGTTTCTTGGGCGGGATGTGACTCTTTATGCTGTGTACGATAACAGCTACGGGCTTAGCAGAGGAAACAGGGTCACCATTTCAGGCACCACCATTGGTCATGTCCAGGATATACAACTTCTCAGGGAACGCTTTGTGGTTGTGATGCTCAGAGTCAAACCCCAGTATCAGCACCTTATAAGGAAAGACACCAAGGCACTTCTCAAACAGATGAATTTTGTGGTAGGTGACTGGGAAATAGAGCTCACGGGGGGCAGTAGTGGCGTGGAAGTGGTTAAGGATTCTGACACGCTTCAATCTGAATATCCCCTTAGAATAGACAGAACTATAGAACAGATTACGGAGATGGTCAGTGTTGCCGGGCAGATTTTGCATCTGGTTCTCTCCGGTGAGGGAATGGTGGGACGCCTTTTAACAGAGGAAACTCTTTACCATGAATTCCAGCAGTTGGTTCGGGGGTACACCGGGCTCTCTGATGAGGCAAAAAGGAGTTTAGAAGGTGTTGATACCCTGCTTCAAACTCTTGATTTGGCTGCAAGGGGGGGACTGGAGCTGATAGACTCCATTCCCGAGGTTATCGGGTTGGTTAAACAGACTCTGGAAGAGACCCGGGAGCTTGTGGGCAATGTGGCTGAGTTATCCCAAACGGCTCCTGACATTGCTAAACGTCTGGAGGATAATCTGGAAGAGGCAGAGCTTATTATGCAGGGGCTTCAGAGAAACTGGCTTCTTAGAAGGATAATAGGTGAACAGCCAGACCCCTTACTGATTGATTATCCTTGA
- a CDS encoding ThiJ/PfpI family protein, giving the protein MEQFLPLVFSESRKVEKNYQNPEQEGKMATIAVLVDNLFEDVEYDAPVEAFKNRGHKVVVLGLKKGALLRGKKGEKEVRVDMEVGSADPNSFDALFVPGGYSPDRLRAHNEPVIFTRAFFDTSKPIFLICHAPQLLISARLLGGRKITGWKSIKQDIKNAGAEFIDSPVVVDENLISSRGPADMSRFIETTLEMLDKQDIG; this is encoded by the coding sequence TTGGAACAGTTTTTGCCTCTTGTTTTCTCCGAATCGAGAAAAGTAGAAAAAAATTATCAAAATCCGGAGCAGGAGGGGAAAATGGCAACCATCGCAGTGCTTGTTGATAATCTCTTTGAGGATGTGGAGTATGATGCTCCTGTGGAGGCTTTTAAAAACCGGGGGCATAAGGTTGTGGTGCTTGGACTTAAGAAGGGGGCTCTTCTCAGGGGAAAAAAGGGGGAAAAGGAGGTAAGGGTTGACATGGAGGTCGGCTCGGCTGATCCTAACTCTTTCGATGCACTTTTTGTTCCCGGGGGGTATTCTCCCGATCGGCTCAGGGCACATAATGAGCCTGTTATTTTCACCCGGGCCTTCTTTGATACCTCCAAACCGATTTTCCTCATCTGTCATGCGCCTCAGCTCCTCATCTCAGCCCGGCTGCTTGGGGGCAGGAAGATAACGGGGTGGAAATCAATAAAGCAGGATATTAAAAATGCGGGAGCGGAGTTTATCGACTCCCCCGTTGTGGTTGATGAAAACCTCATCTCTTCAAGGGGGCCGGCAGATATGTCACGTTTCATAGAGACAACGCTGGAAATGCTGGATAAACAGGACATAGGGTAA
- a CDS encoding Rubrerythrin, translating to MAEFVNPFSGVVPGRKLTDRELARALRLSLTAEQEAIHLYEALADATDNKLAAVVLQDIADEERVHAGEFQRLLELLLSDEKELMEKGSEEVEEMRQEVQGSGTSEGGKIKTVGNLKK from the coding sequence ATGGCTGAATTTGTTAATCCCTTTTCAGGTGTGGTACCAGGGCGAAAACTCACAGACAGAGAACTTGCAAGGGCATTGCGTCTTTCACTCACTGCCGAACAGGAAGCGATTCACCTCTATGAGGCTTTGGCTGATGCGACCGATAACAAACTTGCCGCTGTTGTTCTTCAGGATATTGCTGATGAGGAGCGGGTCCATGCCGGAGAGTTTCAGCGTCTTCTGGAGTTGTTGTTAAGCGACGAAAAGGAGCTTATGGAGAAGGGAAGTGAGGAGGTAGAGGAGATGCGCCAGGAGGTGCAGGGTAGTGGAACCTCAGAGGGGGGGAAGATCAAAACTGTTGGTAATCTGAAAAAATAA
- a CDS encoding Bacteriocin: protein MGEYLNRDDAPFGDEVWDTIDKTVVSVASNAMAGRKLLNVEGPYGLGMKSVSLRDELIEGDEDELSVWSSRSIPLAMISSSFKIDGRDLGHYTRDGVLFDMREVVSSTLECARKEDELIFKGSEALGVKGLMNTPGALSSELKPWRNIGDPAESIALAVEKLDKAGFQGPYSMALAPSLYNRLFRRYPGEEVLEIEHLSALVSDGIFKSSVLSEGGVLVASGAMYGSVVLGQDLLTAFEGPSGRSYVFVLSESVALRVNVPQAICALKPAG, encoded by the coding sequence ATGGGTGAATATCTAAACAGAGATGACGCTCCTTTTGGGGATGAGGTTTGGGACACAATCGACAAAACTGTTGTATCCGTTGCCTCCAATGCTATGGCGGGAAGAAAATTGCTCAATGTAGAGGGGCCCTATGGGCTGGGGATGAAAAGTGTTTCTTTAAGGGATGAGCTGATAGAGGGGGATGAGGACGAGTTATCGGTATGGAGTTCCCGGTCAATTCCCCTCGCTATGATTTCCAGCAGCTTTAAAATCGATGGCAGGGATTTGGGGCACTATACCCGGGATGGTGTTTTGTTTGATATGAGAGAGGTGGTTTCAAGTACCCTGGAGTGTGCGAGGAAAGAGGATGAGCTTATTTTCAAGGGCTCAGAAGCGCTTGGGGTAAAGGGGTTGATGAACACACCGGGTGCATTGAGTTCGGAGCTGAAACCATGGAGAAACATCGGGGATCCGGCTGAATCTATTGCCCTGGCTGTGGAGAAACTTGACAAGGCTGGCTTTCAGGGACCCTATAGCATGGCACTGGCTCCCTCTCTCTACAATCGTCTCTTCAGACGTTACCCGGGTGAGGAGGTGCTTGAAATAGAACATCTGAGTGCATTGGTGAGTGATGGGATTTTCAAGAGTTCTGTATTGAGTGAAGGGGGGGTATTGGTTGCTTCCGGAGCGATGTATGGTTCTGTTGTTCTTGGTCAGGATCTCCTTACTGCCTTTGAAGGACCTTCCGGCAGAAGTTATGTATTTGTGCTTTCGGAATCTGTCGCTTTGAGGGTTAATGTGCCTCAGGCCATATGTGCATTGAAGCCTGCCGGATAA
- a CDS encoding Xylose isomerase, producing the protein MSIFDCLEMIRSAGFRMVEVCSSPMHLDYHDIEAVRRASQRMNELGMEPYSFHAPFVDVDISSLDSRVREVSQREILVAAEAAAVFGVRHFVIHPGPDVSLTFSVEEKYQRLKNASAVLDNVARRCQQLGVGLVLENMLPHLPFGSPSDMMWILGEMENLNICICLDTGHAALSGDIYNIMYKLTGHLRIIHANDNGGAGDDHLPPGKGVIDWKKVLYELGETEFHGGMILELSGADTDPYETLEKARQASLYIRKICKEMYLSRPPSVEVPNVNE; encoded by the coding sequence ATGAGCATTTTTGATTGTCTCGAGATGATCAGAAGTGCCGGATTCAGGATGGTGGAAGTTTGTTCCTCTCCAATGCATCTTGATTACCACGACATAGAGGCTGTACGAAGGGCTTCTCAGAGGATGAATGAACTTGGTATGGAGCCCTATTCCTTCCACGCCCCTTTTGTAGATGTGGATATCTCCTCTCTTGACAGCAGAGTAAGGGAGGTTTCACAGCGTGAGATATTGGTTGCGGCTGAGGCTGCGGCTGTTTTTGGAGTCAGGCATTTTGTGATTCACCCCGGTCCCGATGTCTCATTGACATTTTCCGTTGAGGAGAAATACCAGAGGCTCAAAAACGCCTCCGCTGTTCTTGATAATGTAGCACGCAGATGCCAGCAGTTAGGGGTCGGGCTGGTGCTTGAAAATATGCTGCCGCACCTTCCCTTTGGCAGTCCAAGTGACATGATGTGGATTTTGGGAGAAATGGAAAACCTCAATATCTGTATTTGTCTGGACACCGGACATGCTGCTTTGTCTGGAGATATCTACAACATTATGTACAAACTGACCGGCCATCTTAGAATTATCCATGCTAATGATAACGGGGGAGCGGGTGATGACCATCTTCCACCAGGAAAAGGTGTTATCGATTGGAAAAAAGTGCTCTACGAACTGGGTGAAACAGAATTCCATGGGGGAATGATACTGGAGTTATCCGGGGCGGATACTGATCCTTATGAAACCCTTGAAAAAGCAAGGCAGGCAAGCTTATACATAAGAAAAATATGCAAGGAAATGTACTTGTCCAGACCACCCTCGGTCGAAGTACCCAATGTAAATGAGTGA
- a CDS encoding N-acetylglucosamine-1-P-mutase → MKAACRGIRAAGGKPIDIGIAPTPTTCVAVSALKASGGIIITASHNPNQYNGYKMVHSSGRLFRASECEEIYQEFKSTQIPKESDFAKYQDTPEETVDASYIHIRKIISQVNVPLIASKNLKIAVDSINGAAGAVFPQLLNQLSVEWVGVHNKLDGDFVHNPEPRPEHLGDLRQLLCNNSDLHAGFVFDPDADRLATMGENGEDISEEMTLVFALQNVLEKKKSPVVTNLSTSMLIEDVGRKFGNKVIRTKIGEANVVEGMEKHCSMIGGEGNGGVIYPAISTVRDGLTAMALILELMAQTGKSISELKSMWPVYPIVKKKIPTDSTNPQELIEKLTTRFQSENTNLLEGLKITREYGWVHLRASNTEPIIRCFAEAKTEQQAEELAEMIFKEIETV, encoded by the coding sequence ATGAAAGCAGCATGCAGAGGAATCCGTGCAGCAGGAGGAAAACCAATCGACATAGGGATCGCACCTACCCCCACAACCTGTGTTGCAGTTTCCGCACTGAAAGCCTCAGGTGGGATCATTATCACCGCAAGCCACAACCCCAACCAATACAACGGCTATAAAATGGTCCACTCAAGCGGCAGACTCTTCCGGGCATCAGAATGCGAAGAAATATACCAGGAGTTTAAATCCACACAAATACCCAAAGAATCCGATTTTGCAAAATACCAGGACACTCCGGAAGAGACTGTGGATGCCTCCTACATCCATATCAGAAAAATCATCTCACAGGTAAATGTCCCCCTTATAGCATCGAAAAATCTCAAAATCGCTGTGGACTCCATTAACGGAGCAGCAGGAGCAGTTTTCCCACAACTCCTAAACCAACTATCTGTCGAGTGGGTGGGAGTACATAACAAACTGGATGGGGACTTTGTTCATAACCCTGAACCAAGACCGGAACACCTGGGAGATCTTCGCCAACTGCTCTGCAACAACTCCGACCTTCATGCCGGATTTGTATTTGACCCCGATGCCGACAGATTAGCAACTATGGGGGAAAACGGTGAAGACATATCAGAAGAGATGACCCTTGTTTTTGCCCTCCAAAATGTTTTGGAAAAGAAAAAATCCCCGGTTGTAACAAACCTCTCTACATCTATGCTAATAGAGGATGTGGGGAGGAAATTCGGAAACAAGGTTATAAGAACGAAAATCGGTGAAGCCAATGTGGTGGAAGGGATGGAAAAGCACTGCAGCATGATTGGAGGCGAGGGAAATGGAGGAGTAATCTACCCTGCCATTTCTACAGTCAGAGACGGACTGACTGCAATGGCGCTGATTCTGGAACTAATGGCCCAGACAGGCAAGAGTATTTCAGAGCTAAAAAGCATGTGGCCTGTCTACCCTATAGTAAAGAAGAAAATACCCACAGATTCTACCAACCCTCAGGAGCTGATCGAAAAATTAACAACACGGTTTCAATCAGAAAACACAAACCTTCTCGAAGGTCTGAAAATAACACGTGAGTATGGATGGGTTCACCTGAGAGCTTCAAACACCGAACCAATAATAAGGTGTTTCGCTGAAGCGAAAACAGAGCAGCAGGCCGAAGAGTTGGCTGAAATGATTTTTAAGGAGATTGAAACAGTGTAA
- a CDS encoding Cell division protein MraZ yields MGNGGEEWMTSFRGSFDYSIDAKGRVNIPAKFRKGLNPQACDTFVIVRGPTNCLRAYPQDLWDIYEKEIASRPETRHTLRHKRLLFSLLTDSKLDSQGRITLTNKQLAVAGITKDVTLVGQANYIEIWDSNTYVEYLASEDDFDDMFFESVEAGLTRES; encoded by the coding sequence GTGGGTAATGGTGGGGAAGAGTGGATGACCAGTTTTCGTGGAAGCTTCGATTATTCCATTGATGCTAAAGGAAGAGTCAATATTCCGGCTAAATTCCGGAAAGGGCTCAATCCCCAGGCATGCGATACATTTGTTATTGTTCGCGGGCCAACCAATTGCCTCAGAGCCTACCCACAGGATTTATGGGATATTTATGAAAAGGAGATCGCTTCTCGTCCGGAAACACGCCACACCCTGCGCCACAAACGTCTATTATTCAGTCTTCTCACAGATTCCAAACTCGATTCCCAGGGCCGTATCACTCTTACTAATAAGCAGCTGGCAGTTGCCGGGATAACCAAGGATGTCACTCTGGTCGGTCAGGCAAACTACATAGAGATTTGGGACAGCAACACATATGTGGAGTATCTGGCAAGTGAGGATGATTTTGATGATATGTTTTTTGAATCAGTAGAAGCGGGGCTGACCCGTGAGTCGTGA
- a CDS encoding rRNA small subunit methyltransferase H has protein sequence MPVLLEEVLDLLNIRETGTYVDCTLGGGGHFWAIASRLSEGATLVGVDRDEDAVDLNRKRIGSHSFSIVISRCRFSQFDTVLKENGIGRVDGFVLDLGVSSHQIDEPERGFSYMQDSVLDMRMDRESGVSAKELLLRSSQDELADILGRFGEIRNPSRMARALKEWLTHSTLDTSRDIQECIKKEYGPHVKYKVLSKLFQALRIAVNRELEELKMFLEKSLKFLAPGGRLAVISYHSLEDRIVKEFIRANEGRCECPSDLPVCVCDKPPLLKRVNRKVVVPGDEELKTNPRSRSARLRVVSRTSLEG, from the coding sequence GTGCCTGTTTTGCTTGAGGAGGTGCTTGATCTGCTCAATATCAGGGAGACTGGTACATATGTGGATTGTACACTCGGTGGTGGAGGGCATTTTTGGGCAATTGCATCAAGGCTCTCTGAAGGTGCAACTCTGGTAGGAGTTGACAGGGATGAGGATGCAGTCGATCTTAACAGGAAAAGAATTGGCTCACATTCATTTAGTATAGTGATCAGTCGGTGCCGGTTTTCTCAGTTTGATACTGTGCTTAAGGAGAATGGTATCGGCAGGGTAGATGGGTTTGTGTTGGATCTGGGGGTGTCGTCGCATCAGATAGATGAACCAGAGCGGGGGTTTTCCTATATGCAGGATTCGGTACTGGATATGAGGATGGACAGGGAGAGTGGGGTTTCGGCAAAAGAGCTTTTGCTCAGGAGTTCACAGGATGAGCTTGCTGATATTCTGGGGCGGTTTGGAGAAATAAGGAATCCGTCCAGGATGGCCCGTGCACTTAAAGAGTGGCTTACGCACAGCACTCTTGATACCTCACGGGACATTCAGGAGTGTATAAAAAAAGAGTATGGACCGCATGTTAAATATAAAGTGCTTTCAAAGCTTTTTCAGGCTTTGCGTATAGCGGTAAACAGGGAGCTTGAGGAGCTGAAAATGTTTCTTGAGAAAAGTTTGAAATTTCTGGCTCCCGGAGGGCGTTTGGCGGTAATATCATATCATTCATTAGAGGACAGAATTGTTAAGGAGTTTATCAGGGCAAATGAGGGACGCTGTGAATGTCCGTCAGATCTGCCGGTTTGTGTTTGTGATAAACCACCGTTGCTTAAGCGGGTTAATCGGAAAGTAGTTGTGCCTGGGGATGAGGAGTTGAAAACAAACCCCCGCTCCAGGAGTGCTCGTCTGAGGGTTGTTTCCAGAACTTCACTGGAGGGTTGA
- a CDS encoding Cell division protein FtsI [Peptidoglycan synthetase], with translation MNQFKVRLIFVCVLFTLLGLVMVSRLFAIQILEGERYAMRSRAQAQQRRELIARRGAIKDRNGRVLAASTQDRLSVNMNVLGAESDELTTVSRIYPNGDVAGPLLGYIGRDGYGLAGVEFSFDYYLRGENGWTIIHRDGHNHSYRKIGLPEKEPVDGSDVYLTIDLEIQKTVQSVLSQTVSELNAKGGMAIVIDPRSGKILAMVNEPSFNPNLPSRYPLSSRKNRCLGVIYEPGSTFKVVTAAAALQEGLITAQDTIDGNQGVYRIHNEVIRDIVPRGKITFAEAMSYSSNVCFAKTANMLGNERFFRYAKNFGMGVRTGVDLPGEEEGILHPVRSWSGRTRATMAIGYEVSATLLQMMMPFASVANGGILVTPMIYERVVAHDGSEVKTARYKPVRRVVSEEVSRELRDMLRKAVVEGTGRNADVPGISVAGKTGTSRKSGIGGYAENLYWSSFIGFAPADDPVLLCGIVIDEPGGGEMGGAAAAPAFRKIMTQIISNPRLDYARKILRHPVISEDEKNQPFRVGEYVGASIESVKADLDKTEVSVLVIGTGDYVRYQSPAAGSLIERDGEVILFVNRVAEEEPSEKLVPNLVGRDMRDAFNVLNLKGINSVVVGGGRVKRQVPAPGAFFGENQACTLFCAFER, from the coding sequence GTGAATCAGTTTAAAGTAAGGCTGATTTTTGTATGCGTTCTGTTCACTCTGCTTGGCCTTGTAATGGTCAGCAGGTTATTTGCCATACAGATTCTTGAAGGGGAAAGATACGCAATGCGCAGTCGTGCCCAGGCTCAGCAGCGCAGGGAGCTTATAGCCAGAAGGGGTGCGATAAAGGATAGAAACGGAAGGGTGTTGGCCGCCAGCACGCAGGACCGTTTATCTGTAAATATGAATGTGCTTGGTGCAGAAAGCGATGAATTGACCACGGTCAGTCGTATTTATCCAAACGGCGATGTCGCAGGTCCGCTTCTTGGTTATATCGGCAGAGATGGCTACGGATTAGCAGGAGTTGAGTTTTCTTTTGATTATTACCTCAGGGGGGAGAATGGGTGGACAATAATCCACAGGGATGGTCATAATCATTCTTACCGCAAAATAGGCTTGCCGGAAAAGGAACCGGTGGATGGATCCGATGTTTACCTGACAATTGATCTTGAGATTCAGAAAACGGTGCAATCAGTTCTGAGTCAAACTGTCAGTGAGCTTAATGCAAAGGGTGGAATGGCTATAGTAATAGATCCCCGGAGTGGTAAAATACTGGCTATGGTAAATGAACCCTCATTCAATCCAAACCTTCCATCAAGGTATCCCCTTTCATCGAGGAAAAATCGCTGTCTTGGAGTTATTTACGAACCAGGTTCTACATTTAAGGTCGTTACTGCGGCAGCCGCTCTTCAGGAAGGGCTGATAACGGCGCAGGATACAATAGATGGGAACCAGGGAGTTTACCGTATACATAATGAGGTGATTCGGGATATTGTACCAAGGGGAAAGATCACTTTTGCAGAAGCAATGAGTTATTCAAGCAATGTCTGTTTTGCAAAGACTGCGAATATGCTTGGTAATGAGAGGTTTTTCCGTTATGCAAAAAACTTTGGGATGGGAGTAAGAACCGGGGTTGATCTGCCGGGGGAAGAGGAAGGGATACTTCACCCTGTAAGGTCGTGGTCTGGAAGAACACGGGCTACCATGGCAATAGGGTATGAAGTTTCAGCAACATTATTACAGATGATGATGCCGTTTGCATCTGTGGCTAACGGGGGAATTCTTGTGACCCCTATGATCTATGAGAGGGTTGTGGCTCATGATGGCAGTGAAGTTAAAACCGCCCGGTATAAGCCGGTCAGGCGTGTCGTAAGTGAAGAGGTTTCAAGGGAACTTCGTGATATGCTTAGAAAGGCTGTGGTGGAGGGAACGGGGAGAAATGCAGATGTCCCCGGGATATCAGTTGCCGGCAAGACCGGAACCAGTCGCAAAAGTGGTATCGGGGGGTATGCGGAGAACCTGTATTGGTCATCATTTATCGGATTTGCACCTGCGGATGACCCGGTATTGCTTTGTGGGATAGTGATTGATGAACCTGGTGGTGGTGAGATGGGAGGAGCAGCAGCAGCCCCCGCTTTCAGGAAAATTATGACTCAGATAATCAGTAATCCGAGGCTTGACTATGCAAGAAAAATACTTCGTCATCCGGTAATTTCTGAAGATGAAAAAAATCAGCCCTTCAGGGTGGGTGAGTATGTGGGGGCTTCAATCGAATCTGTTAAAGCAGATTTAGACAAGACAGAGGTTTCTGTTTTGGTTATAGGCACCGGAGATTATGTAAGGTATCAGAGTCCGGCAGCGGGCAGCCTGATAGAGAGAGACGGTGAAGTGATACTTTTTGTAAACAGAGTGGCTGAAGAGGAACCTTCGGAAAAACTTGTACCAAATCTTGTCGGCAGGGATATGCGGGATGCATTCAATGTGCTGAACCTAAAAGGAATAAACAGTGTAGTTGTGGGAGGTGGCAGGGTAAAGAGGCAGGTCCCTGCTCCTGGTGCATTTTTTGGTGAAAATCAGGCATGCACTCTTTTTTGTGCCTTTGAGAGATGA
- a CDS encoding UDP-N-acetylmuramoylalanyl-D-glutamate--2, 6-diaminopimelate ligase, producing MLLSELMKKAGIEVLSCGSDTDPLIQGIAYDSRIVKKGDLFISIPGLKVNGDQFIEKAVEAGAVAVFSENPQSGIGVPWFQIKNTRLSLGRLAESFWDIDQNSLVNVGITGTNGKTTTSYFYKHLMDQLVGSSVSWMFGTVESYLGETVLDSTHTTPESINVFRQIGTASKPPRSIVMEVSSHALSLSRVSGMKYDIAVWTNLTQDHLDFHGTMEEYYKAKKLLFTDYLKKNGTAIVNIDDQWGKRLNQELSGAVKIVTYGKSKNADVRVTDSKCDWSGCSVELEYKSENFKFHSPLKGHFNVYNMVAMVAGAFALSIDSQKVQSAFSSLNRVPGRMDKVPVDAPFVAIVDYAHTPDALVNVLRAARSLTSGELICVFGCGGDRDKSKRPIMAQAVTSNCDEAIVTSDNPRSEKPDSIIAHIVKGVPLDFPHLVISDRREAIECAIKRAKAGDCIVIAGKGHEEYQEVNGVRHHFSDIETVQEIFEKLDKNNTGDK from the coding sequence ATGTTACTGTCAGAATTGATGAAAAAGGCCGGGATTGAAGTTTTAAGCTGTGGCTCGGATACAGATCCTCTTATACAGGGAATTGCATATGATTCGCGTATTGTGAAAAAAGGCGATCTTTTCATCTCGATTCCGGGGCTGAAAGTTAACGGAGATCAGTTTATAGAGAAAGCTGTTGAAGCAGGGGCAGTGGCGGTTTTTTCCGAAAACCCGCAATCCGGCATTGGTGTCCCCTGGTTTCAGATAAAGAACACCAGACTTTCACTGGGCAGACTGGCTGAATCGTTCTGGGATATTGATCAGAATTCTCTTGTCAATGTCGGGATTACCGGAACAAACGGGAAAACAACAACTTCCTATTTCTATAAACATTTGATGGATCAGTTGGTTGGATCTTCTGTTTCATGGATGTTTGGAACTGTTGAGTCTTATCTTGGGGAAACGGTATTGGATTCAACCCATACTACACCAGAATCAATCAATGTATTTCGACAGATTGGGACTGCTTCCAAACCGCCGCGTTCTATTGTTATGGAGGTTTCCTCCCATGCGCTCTCACTGAGCAGAGTCAGTGGGATGAAATACGATATCGCTGTATGGACAAATCTCACCCAGGATCATCTCGATTTCCACGGCACTATGGAGGAGTATTATAAAGCAAAAAAGCTTCTCTTTACAGATTATCTTAAGAAAAACGGAACTGCCATTGTTAATATAGATGATCAGTGGGGTAAGCGGTTGAACCAGGAGTTGTCCGGAGCTGTTAAAATTGTGACATACGGAAAAAGCAAAAATGCAGATGTTCGGGTCACGGATTCGAAATGTGATTGGAGCGGATGTTCTGTTGAGCTTGAATATAAATCTGAAAATTTTAAATTCCACTCTCCGCTTAAAGGGCACTTCAATGTGTATAACATGGTTGCAATGGTTGCCGGGGCGTTTGCATTATCGATAGACAGTCAGAAAGTGCAGAGTGCTTTTTCATCCCTGAACAGGGTTCCGGGCAGGATGGATAAGGTGCCGGTGGATGCTCCGTTTGTGGCTATTGTAGATTATGCCCACACCCCGGATGCGTTGGTGAATGTGCTGCGGGCAGCACGTTCTCTCACTTCCGGAGAGCTGATTTGTGTGTTTGGATGTGGCGGGGACCGTGACAAAAGCAAAAGGCCCATAATGGCTCAGGCTGTTACCAGCAACTGTGATGAGGCCATAGTGACTTCCGATAATCCCAGAAGTGAAAAACCCGATTCAATCATTGCTCATATTGTAAAGGGCGTTCCTCTGGATTTCCCCCACCTGGTTATCTCTGATCGCAGGGAAGCAATAGAGTGTGCAATAAAGAGGGCTAAAGCGGGTGATTGTATTGTCATCGCAGGAAAAGGGCATGAGGAGTATCAGGAGGTAAACGGTGTGAGGCATCATTTCAGTGATATCGAAACAGTTCAGGAAATTTTTGAAAAATTAGACAAAAATAATACGGGTGATAAATGA